The following are encoded together in the Citrus sinensis cultivar Valencia sweet orange chromosome 1, DVS_A1.0, whole genome shotgun sequence genome:
- the LOC102624143 gene encoding sister chromatid cohesion protein PDS5 homolog C produces MASSDKELEQQLMDAGNKLLEPPDSVDELLPLLDQVESYLSRVEQSPTKSMQNALTPSQKALVADQLFGHSDVDVKVAVAACISEITRITAPEAPYEDDQMKEVFQLIVSSFENLSDKSSRSYAKRTSILETVAKVRSCVVMLDLECDALIIEMFQHFLEAIRDDHPDNVFSSMETIISLVLEESEDIPLELLSPILDCVKKDNEEVLPIARRLAEKVLQSCAAKVKPYLLQAVKSSGISLDDYSEVVASICQEASVAVEQNDVHVSNKHKTDEDKSMSVKAPVDETAQVDKEIVIEGPSTERVDLADNRSPKAIVNNGNAQTGEDDSLADSNSLKKEEPGNLTDQSKGVETASNAEPDSSVADKAITAEDKPEQTTNRKGKKSNSLMKSEEPSDSSQIDSEKETEAVLDHKSDDKENPSSPHEEPTAEGAVSAQNEKETGVQVSSPKATESGSMDVAPSSPSGSVPNESRSQRHGRSKKKDLVLTEGTPSADDFSKKASEGTSDSEAKPPKRSGKKVPAGSANEDKIPVADISKKESGASSDSEVKLLKQSAKKVDASNNNGEGSSWKQSREKKRREKATPGKDATRSLTKDDKEMASSPKSAAKPTKDAQHFEATSKSNSKRRRTPEKEKASDTEDLGENLVGSKVKVWWPKDRMYYEGVIESFDPVKKKHKVSYVDGDEEILNLKRERWEFIGDDSDSDEEQAADRESPNASSEIPLKKKAKTSAEHSVKQGRSENSTKKGGGASSSKAKTADLKSSRKSDGKSKDGSKIKSENKDHTVKNSTKSADVASKSASKSKNDAMDASKSAKSKEGGSGTPKTSSKSKQETPKTKKSKQETPKISSNAKGKSPKTVGKSNANGTGKLKSSSTKVKEDDDVKDLMDSAKVPESTKGKSSSPSKTLASEVKSGKKRRRGSKS; encoded by the exons ATGGCTTCGTCTGATAAGGAGCTCGAGCAACAGCTCATGGACGCTGGAAATAAGCTTCTAGAACCTCCAGATTCCGTTGATGAACTCCTTCCTCTTCTTGAT CAAGTTGAGAGTTATCTGTCTAGGGTGGAACAGTCACCTACCAAGTCAATGCAAAATGCACTCACTCCCTCGCAGAAAGCATTGGTTGCGGACCAACTTTTTGGGCATTCAGATGTTGATGTGAAAGTTGCAGTGGCTGCATGCATCAGTGAGATAACAAGAATAACTGCACCAGAAGCTCCTTATGAGGATGACCAGATGAAG GAAGTCTTTCAATTGATTGTATcatcttttgaaaatttgtctGACAAATCAAGCCGCTCGTATGCTAAGAGAACCTCAATCCTTGAAACTGTTGCCAAGGTCAGGTCGTGTGTTGTTATGTTGGATCTTGAATGTGATGCACTGATTATCGAGATGTTCCAGCATTTTCTTGAGGCAATAAG GGATGACCACCCTGACAATGTCTTTTCGTCCATGGAGACAATTATAAGTCTTGTCTTAGAAGAAAGTGAAGATATACCTCTGGAGCTACTATCTCCAATATTAGATTGTGTGAAAAAGGACAATGAG gAAGTGTTACCTATTGCTCGGAGGTTGGCGGAGAAAGTACTTCAAAGCTGTGCAGCAAAGGTTAAACCATACTTGTTGCAAGCAGTAAAATCCTCAGGCATCTCTTTGGATGATTACAGTGAAGTAGTTGCTTCTATATGCCAGGAGGCATCTGTTGCTGTCGAGCAGAATGATGTACATGTCTCTAACAAACATAAG ACTGATGAGGACAAGAGCATGTCAGTGAAGGCTCCAGTGGATGAAACAGCTCAg GTTGACAAAGAGATTGTCATAGAAGGGCCTTCTACAGAACGAGTTGATCTTGCTGATAATAGATCTCCTAAAGCAATTGTGAACAATGGTAATGCTCAGACAGGAGAAGATGACTCTTTGGCAGATTCAAATTCTTTGAAGAAGGAGGAGCCTGGTAATCTTACTGATCAGTCCAAAGGTGTAGAAACAGCAAGCAATGCAGAACCTGATAGTTCTGTTGCTGATAAAGCAATAACTGCAGAAGATAAGCCAGAACAGACAACCAATAGGAAAGGGAAGAAATCTAATTCTTTGATGAAATCAGAAGAACCATCTGACAGTTCTCAAATTGATAGCGAGAAGGAAACTGAGGCTGTGTTGGATCATAAAAGTGATGACAAGGAGAATCCTAGTTCACCTCATGAGGAGCCAACTGCTGAGGGGGCTGTGTCTGCCCAAAATGAAAAGGAGACTGGTGTTCAGGTTTCTTCTCCTAAAGCAACAGAAAGTGGATCCATGGATGTTGCTCCTTCGTCTCCAAGCGGGAGTGTCCCAAATGAAAGTCGTTCCCAAAGGCATGGCCGTTCAAAGAAAAAGGACCTCGTGCTTACAGAGGGCACACCATCTGCTGATGATTTTTCCAAAAAGGCGTCTGAAGGAACTAGTGATTCAGAAGCGAAACCACCTAAACGCTCTGGGAAAAAGGTGCCTGCTGGGTCTGCTAATGAGGATAAAATTCCCGTTGCAGATatatcaaagaaagaaagcgGTGCGTCTAGTGATTCAGAAGTAAAACTGCTGAAGCAGTCAGCCAAGAAGGTTGATGCCAGCAATAACAATGGGGAGGGGTCCTCCTGGAAACAATCACGTGAGAAGAAAAGGCGGGAAAAAGCTACTCCGGGAAAAGATGCAACAAGATCGTTGACTAAAGATGATAAG GAAATGGCTTCTTCGCCAAAGTCAGCTGCAAAACCAACTAAAGATGCACAGCACTTTGAAGCGacttccaagtcaaattccaaGAGAAGGCGTACTccagagaaagaaaaa GCTTCTGATACTGAAGATCTTGGAGAGAATCTGGTTGGTTCAAAGGTTAAAGTTTGGTGGCCGAAGGATCGCAT GTATTATGAAGGTGTTATTGAGTCATTTGACCCTGTTAAAAAGAAGCATAAG GTTTCATATGTTGATggtgatgaagaaattttgaaTCTTAAAAGGGAGAGGTGGGAATTTATTGGAGATGATTCTGACTCAGACGAG GAACAAGCAGCTGATCGAGAAAGTCCCAATGCGTCCTCTGAAAT CCCTCTGAAGAAGAAGGCAAAAACAAGTGCTGAACATTCAGTTAAGCAAGGGAGGTCAGAGAATTCAACAAAGAA GGGTGGAGGGGCTTCCTCAAGCAAAGCCAAAACTGCAGATTTGAAATCTAGTCGTAAATCTGATGGCAAATCTAAAGATGGTTCTAAGATTAAATCAGAAAATAAAGATCATACTGTGAAAAACAGTACTAAGTCAGCTGATGTTGCTTCAAAATCAGCTAGCAAATCCAAGAATGATGCCATGGACGCCTCGAAGTCAGCAAAATCAAAAGAGGGTGGCAGTGGGACACCAAAAACTTCCTCCAAATCCAAGCAAGAGACGCCGAAGACCAAGAAGTCAAAGCAAGAAACACCgaagatatcatccaatgcAAAGGGTAAATCCCCAAAAACTGTTGGCAAATCTAATGCAAATGGAACCGGCAAGTTGAAGTCTAGTTCAACAAAGGTGAAAGAGGATGATGATGTCAAGGATTTGATGGATTCTGCTAAAGTGCCTGAAAGTACCAAGGGGAAGTCATCAAGTCCTTCCAAGACACTGGCAAGTGAGGTGAAATCAGGGAAAAAGCGACGAAGAGGATctaaaagttga
- the LOC102623854 gene encoding NADP-dependent glyceraldehyde-3-phosphate dehydrogenase → MAVFEEIVDENGVYKFFYDGVWRKSSSGKSVTIINPTTRKPHFRVQACTQEEVNKVVETAKLAQKSWAKTPLWKRAELLHKAAAILKEQKAPIAECLVKEIAKPAKDAVTEVVRSGDLVSYCAEEGVRILGEGKLLVSDSFPGNERTKYCLTSKIPLGVVLAIPPFNYPVNLAVSKIAPALIAGNSIVLKPPTQGAVAALHMVHCFHLAGFPKGLISCVTGKGSEIGDFLTMHPSINCISFTGGDTGISISKKAGMIPLQMELGGKDACIILEDADLDLAAANIVKGGFSYSGQRCTAVKVALVMESVADTLVEKVKAKVAKLTVGAPEDDCDITPVVTESSANFIEGLVMDAKQKAATFCQEYKREGNLIWPLLLDNVRPDMRIAWEEPFGPVLPVIRINSVEEGIHHCNASNFGLQGCVFTRDINKAILISDAMETGTVQINSAPSRGPDHFPFQGLKDSGIGSQGITNSINMMTKIKSTVINLPTPSYTVG, encoded by the exons ATGGCAGTTTTTGAAGAGATCGTTGATGAAAATGGTGTCTACAAATTCTTTTACGACGGTGTATGGAGAAAATCATCTTCTGGCAAATCAGTTACCATCATCAATCCCACTACTAGAAAACCCCACTTCAGAGTTCAAG CTTGTACTCAGGAAGAGGTGAACAAGGTCGTGGAAACAGCAAAGTTAGCACAAAAATCATGGGCAAAGACTCCACTGTGGAAGCGAGCAGAGTTGCTTCACAAGGCAGCTGCAATCTTAAAAGAGCAAAAAGCTCCCATTGCTGAGTGCCTTGTTAAAGAAATAGCTAAACCTGCTAAGGATGCAGTCACCGAA GTAGTGAGATCTGGTGATCTGGTTTCATATTGCGCTGAGGAAGGTGTTAGAATTCTTGGGGAAGGGAAATTGTTGGTCTCTGATAGTTTCCCTGGAAATGAGAGAACTAAATATTGCCTCACTTCAAAG ATACCCCTGGGTGTTGTTTTAGCCATTCCACCATTCAACTATCCTGTTAATCTCGCTGTTTCAAAAATTGCTCCGGCACTCATTGCTGGAAATTCCATTGTGCTCAAGCCTCCAACCCAG GGTGCTGTGGCTGCACTTCACATGGTACATTGCTTTCATTTGGCCGGTTTTCCTAAAGGTCTAATTAGTTGTGTCACTGGAAAAGGTTCTGAGATTGGTGACTTCCTCACCATGCATCCCAGTATCAATTGTATTAG CTTCACAGGTGGGGATACTGGAATTTCAATCTCAAAGAAGGCAGGCATGATTCCTCTTCAGATGGAACTTGGTGGAAAGGATGCTTGTATCATACTTGAAGATGCGGATTTGGATTTGGCTGCAGCCAATATCGTTAAAGGAGGCTTTTCTTATAG TGGTCAAAGATGCACAGCCGTGAAAGTTGCCTTGGTCATGGAATCAGTAGCCGACACTCTTGTGGAGAAAGTAAAAGCTAAAGTTGCTAAACTGACGGTTGGTGCTCCTGAAGATGATTGCGATATAACCCCGGTTGTTACAGAGTCGTCTGCTAACTTTATTGAAGGGTTGGTTATGGATGCTAAGCAAAAGGCCGCAACATTTTGTCAGGAGTACAAGAGGGAGGGCAACCTCATATGGCCTTTATTGTTAGATAATGTCCGACCTGATATGCGGATAGCATGGGAGGAGCCATTTGGTCCTGTTCTGCCAGTTATTAGGATAAACTCGGTCGAAGAAGGAATCCACCATTGTAATGCTAGCAACTTTGGTCTTCAG gGATGTGTATTTACTAGGGATATAAACAAAGCAATTTTAATCAGTGACGCGATGGAAACAGGAACGGTTCAGATTAATTCAGCTCCGTCTCGTGGACCTGATCATTTTCCTTTCCAG GGCTTAAAGGACAGCGGAATTGGTTCACAGGGAATCACCAATAGCATCAATATGATGACGAAAATCAAGAGCACTGTAATCAATTTACCAACCCCGTCTTACACCGTAGGTTGA
- the LOC102623567 gene encoding stromal cell-derived factor 2-like protein, which yields MAMVFFALAVFLFLGLNLDESSPSSASAASPETVEITYGTVLKLMHEKTKFRLHSHEVPYGSGSGQQSVTGFPDVDDANSYWIVKPILGASAKQGDTIKSGTIIRLQHMRTRKWLHSHLHASPISGNLEISCFGGEEESDTGDYWRVMIEGSGKTWRQDQRIRLQHVDTGGYLHSHPKKYQRIAGGQQEVCGVREKRADNVWLAAEGVYLPVTESK from the exons ATGGCAATGGTATTCTTCGCTCTCGCTGTCTTCCTCTTCCTCGGCCTCAATCTCGACGAATCTTCTCCTTCCTCCGCCTCCGCCGCTTCCCCTGAAACTGTCGAG ATTACTTATGGGACAGTTCTCAAGTTGATGCATGAGAAGACAAAATTCCGGCTGCATTCACATGAAGTGCCATATGGTTCTGGCAGCGGGCAGCAATCTGTTACGGGTTTCCCTGATGTTGATGATGCCAATAGCTATTGG aTTGTTAAGCCTATTCTAGGGGCATCTGCCAAACAAGGCGACACCATAAAGAGTGGGACTATTATCCGGTTGCAGCACATGAGAACTAGAAAATGGCTGCACAGCCATTTGCATGCGTCCCCAATTTCAGGAAACCTTGAG ATTAGCTGTTTCGGAGGCGAAGAGGAATCTGATACTGGTGATTACTGGAG GGTTATGATTGAGGGTAGCGGAAAGACTTGGAGGCAAGATCAAAGGATTCGGCTTCAACACGTTGACACAGGTGGCTACTTACATAGTCATCCCAAGAAATATCAGCGGATAGCTGGCGGACAGCAAGAG GTCTGTGGCGTCAGAGAAAAGCGTGCTGATAATGTGTGGTTAGCCGCTGAAGGTGTATACCTCCCTGTTACTGAGAGCAAGTAG
- the LOC102622978 gene encoding chaperone protein ClpB4, mitochondrial: protein MASRRLTKTTFAALKSARHNKLSLAQSGSRAKSISTFTNFSNSLSRPPIENKLILPPNDVVSAKLSFTTVGFARKFHSSTPLRSSTTGVSQITPTEFTEKAWEGIVGAVDAARVNNQQVVETEHLMKALLEQKDGLARRILTKAGQDNTKVLQATEDFISKQPKVTGATSGPIVGSNFGLLLSNAQRIKKEMEDDFVSVEHLLLAFLSDDRFGRLLFNDIRLNEKDLKDAVKAVRGHQRVTDQNPEGKYQALEKYGNDLTELARSGKLDPVIGRDDEIRRCIQILSRRTKNNPVIIGEPGVGKTAIAEGLAQRIVRGDVPETLQNRKLISLDMASLVAGTCYRGDFEKRLKAVLKEVTKSNGQIILFIDELHTIIGAGNQSGAMDASNMLKPMLGRGELRCIGATTLNEYRNYIEKDPALERRFQQVFCDQPSVENTISILRGLRERYELHHGVKISDSALVSAAVLADRYITERFLPDKAIDLVDEAAAKLKMEITSKPIELDEIDRAVLKLEMEKLSLKNDTDKASKERLSKLEHDLNSLKQKQKELNDQWSREKDLMSRIRSIKEEIDRVNLEMEAAERDYDLNRAAELKYGTMISLQRQLEEAEKNLSEFQKSGHSLLREEVTDLDIAEIVSKWTGIPLSSLQQSEREKLVMLEEVLHKRVIGQDIAVKSVADAIRRSRAGLSDPARPIASFMFMGPTGVGKTELGKALADFLFNTENALVRIDMSEYMEKHSVSRLVGAPPGYVGYEEGGQLTEVVRRRPYSVVLFDEIEKAHQDVFNILLQLLDDGRITDSQGRTVSFTNCVVIMTSNIGSHYILETLQSVQDSKEAVYEVMKKQVVELARQTFRPEFLNRIDEYIVFQPLDSKEISKIVEIQMNRVKDRLKQKKIDLHYTKEAVTLLGILGFDPNFGARPVKRVIQQLVENEIAVAILKGDIKEEDSVIIDVDDSPSAKDLPPRNKLCIKKLESSSSIDAMVAND from the exons ATGGCATCGAGAAGACTAACGAAGACCACTTTTGCCGCTTTAAAGTCAGCCAGACACAATAAACTCTCGCTCGCTCAGTCCGGCTCCCGCGCAAAATCAATTTCCACTTTCAccaatttttcaaattcactCTCGCGGCCTCCAATCGAAAACAAACTCATACTTCCGCCGAACGATGTCGTTTCCGCGAAGTTATCCTTCACGACTGTCGGTTTCGCGCGCAAGTTTCATTCCTCCACTCCGCTCCGCTCCTCCACCACCGGCGTTTCTCAG ATTACTCCAACGGAGTTCACTGAGAAGGCGTGGGAGGGTATTGTAGGCGCGGTTGATGCTGCACGAGTTAACAACCAGCAAGTGGTGGAAACTGAACATCTGATGAAAGCTCTGTTGGAGCAAAAGGATGGTTTGGCTCGGAGAATACTCACAAAGGCGGGGCAAGACAACACCAAAGTTCTGCAGGCTACAGAAGACTTTATATCCAAACAACCAAAA GTGACAGGTGCCACTAGTGGACCTATAGTGGGATCAAATTTTGGTTTGCTCTTGAGTAATGCTCaaaggattaaaaaagaaatggaagaTGATTTCGTGTCTGTAGAGCATCTTTTGTTGGCATTTCTTTCAGATGATAGGTTTGGACGGCTGTTGTTCAATGATATCAGGCTTAATGAGAAGGACTTGAAGGATGCAGTTAAAGCTGTTCGTGGACATCAGAGAGTAACTGATCAAA ATCCTGAAGGAAAATATCAAGCATTGGAGAAGTATGGGAATGACTTGACAGAGCTTGCTAGGAGTGGAAAACTTGATCCTGTTATAGGTCGAGATGATGAAATTAGGAGATGTATCCAGATATTATCTAggagaaccaaaaataatccTGTTATTATTGGTGAGCCTGGTGTGGGGAAAACTGCCATTGCTGAGGG ATTGGCTCAGAGGATTGTGCGAGGGGATGTTCCAGAAACATTGCAAAACAGAAAG CTGATCTCCTTAGATATGGCTTCGTTAGTTGCTGGTACCTGTTATCGTGGCGATTTCGAGAAAAGGTTGAAAGCTGTGTTGAAGGAAGTTACCAAGTCCAATGGACagattatcttatttattgatGAACTACATACAATTATTGGGGCAG GTAATCAGTCTGGTGCAATGGATGCTAGCAACATGCTGAAACCAATGCTTGGTCGAGGTGAGCTTCGGTGCATAGGAGCAACTACATTGAATGAATATAGGAACTACATTGAGAAAGATCCTGCTCTTGAGCGTAGATTTCAACAAGTGTTTTGCGATCAACCATCTGTTGAAAATACAATATCTATACTTCGTGGGCTGCGGGAGCGATATGAGCTACATCATGGTGTTAAAATATCAGACAGTGCCCTCGTTTCTGCAGCCGTTCTTGCAGATCGATACATCACAGAACGATTTTTGCCTGACAAAG CCATCGATCTTGTTGATGAAGCTGCCGCAAAACTGAAAATGGAGATAACTTCCAAGCCTATAGAGCTGGATGAGATAGACAGAGCTGTGCTTAAATTGGAGATGGAGAAGCTTTCTCTGAAAAATGACACCGATAAGGCATCCAAAGAAAGGTTAAGCAAACTGGAACATGATCTGAATTCAttaaaacagaaacaaaaagaattaaatgaccAGTGGAGCCGTGAGAAAGATCTCATGAGTCGAATACGTTCAATTAAAGAAGAG atTGATAGAGTTAACCTAGAAATGGAAGCTGCTGAGCGTGACTATGACCTGAATCGTGCTGCTGAACTCAAATATGGAACTATGATCTCCCTTCAACGTCAATTAGAAGAGGCTGAGAAGAACCTTTCTGAATTCCAAAAATCTGGACATTCCTTACTTCGAGAGGAGGTCACTGATCTTGATATTGCTGAAATTGTTAGCAAATGGACAGGCATACCCCTATCTAGCCTTCAACAATCAGAGCGGGAAAAGCTAGTTATGCTGGAAGAAGTACTTCACAAGAGAGTTATTGGTCAAGATATTGCAGTTAAATCAGTTGCTGATGCAATCCGACGTTCGAGGGCAGGATTATCTGACCCGGCTCGACCTATAGCTAGCTTCATGTTCATGGGTCCTACTGGTGTTGGAAAAACTGAGCTTGGAAAAGCTTTAGCTGATTTCCTCTTTAACACAGAAAATGCACTTGTCAGAATTGATATGAGTGAGTACATGGAAAAGCATTCAGTTTCTCGATTGGTTGGGGCGCCACCAGGTTACGTTGGTTATGAAGAAGGTGGACAACTCACTGAAGTGGTTCGTCGAAGACCATATTCTGTAGTACTCtttgatgaaattgagaaagCCCATCAGGATGTCTTCAACATATTGTTACAGTTGTTGGATGATGGAAGGATAACTGATTCTCAGGGTAGGACTGTCAGTTTTACTAACTGTGTCGTGATAATGACTTCAAATATTGGGTCTCACTATATACTTGAAACTCTCCAAAGTGTACAAGATAGCAAGGAAGCTGTTTATGAGGTGATGAAAAAGCAAGTTGTGGAATTGGCTAGACAAACATTTCGGCCAGAATTTTTGAATAGAATTGATGAGTACATTGTGTTCCAGCCTTTGGACTCCAAAGAAATCAGCAAAATTGTTGAAATACAG ATGAACCGAGTGAAAGACAGGCTGAAACAAAAGAAGATCGATCTTCACTATACAAAGGAAGCTGTTACTCTTCTAGGGATATTGGGTTTTGACCCTAACTTTGGGGCAAGGCCAGTTAAGAGGGTAATACAGCAGTtggttgaaaatgaaattgcgGTGGCCATCTTGAAAGGAGATATTAAGGAGGAAGACTCAGTTATCATTGATGTTGATGACTCCCCATCAGCCAAAGACCTTCCTCCACGAAACAAATTGTGCATCAAGAAATTGGAGAGCTCTTCCTCCATTGATGCAATGGTTGCCAATGACTAA
- the LOC102623267 gene encoding U-box domain-containing protein 12-like: MAKIHQNNVRSLILERNDGPTSAADGHHHFRLWTAFSGSAFRRKIFDAVSCGGSSRYGREILDDEGISLPTPKAKTEMESRGVDSEKGNGRKPEKQKEAKGCVSKSEKLLDLLNLAEGEAASEIKKKEEALEELKIVVKDLQSESEEQRGEAASKVRSLAKENSETRVTLAMLGAIPPLAGMLDFQLADSQISSLYALLNLGIGNDLNKAAIVKAGAVHKMLKLIESPVAPNPSVSEAIVANFLGLSALDSNKPIIGSSGAVPFLVKTLKNSDKKVSPQAKQDALRALYNLSIFPSNISFILETDLIRYLLEMLGDMELSERILSILSNLVSTPEGRKAISRVPDAFPILVDVLNWTDSPGCQEKASYVLMVMAHKSYGDRQAMIEAGIASALLELTLLGSTLAQKRASRILECLRVDKGKQVSGTYGGNLVAAAAVSAPICGSSSSTSTNPNGVAKECLEEEEDMMSEEKKAVKQLVQQSLQNNMKRIVKRANLPQDFVPSEHFKSLTTSSTSKSLPF; the protein is encoded by the exons atggcaaaGATTCATCAAAACAATGTCAGATCCTTGATCCTCGAGCGTAACGACGGGCCCACATCCGCCGCTGACGGCCACCATCACTTCCGGTTATGGACGGCCTTCTCCGGTTCTGCATTCCGTCGGAAAATATTTGACGCCGTGAGTTGTGGTGGGAGTTCACGTTACGGTCGGGAAATTCTCGACGACGAGGGGATTTCTCTCCCGACGCCAAAAGCGAAAACGGAAATGGAGAGCAGAGGAGTGGACTCGGAGAAAGGAAACGGGCGGAAGCCAGAGAAGCAGAAAGAAGCAAAAGGGTGCGTTTCGAAATCGGAGAAGCTGTTGGATCTCTTGAACTTGGCTGAGGGTGAAGCTGCGAGTGagataaagaagaaagaggaaGCTTTGGAGGAGTTAAAGATTGTTGTTAAGGATTTGCAAAGTGAGAGTGAAGAGCAAAGAGGAGAAGCTGCGAGTAAAGTGAGGAGTTTGGCTAAAGAAAATTCTGAAACAAGGGTCACTCTTGCTATGCTAGGTGCCATTCCTCCTTTGGCTGGGATGCTTGATTTTCAACTTGCTGATTCTCAAATTTCTTCTCTTTATGCTCTTCTCAATCTTGGAATCGGCAATGATTT GAACAAAGCAGCCATTGTGAAAGCAGGTGCTGTTCACAAGATGCTAAAGCTTATAGAATCTCCTGTTGCTCCTAACCCATCAGTTTCAGAAGCAATAGTAGCGAATTTCTTAGGCTTGAGTGCATTGGACTCTAATAAACCTATCATTGGATCTTCAGGTGCAGTCCCATTCTTGGTTAAAACCCTCAAGAATTCGGATAAAAAAGTTAGTCCACAAGCAAAACAAGATGCTCTACGAGCTTTATACAATCTCTCAATCTTTCCATCGAATATTTCCTTTATATTAGAAACCGATTTGATCCGATATCTCTTGGAGATGTTAGGAGACATGGAACTAAGTGAGAGAATTTTGTCCATTTTGAGCAATTTAGTATCTACGCCAGAAGGTCGAAAAGCAATTAGCAGGGTGCCTGATGCCTTCCCGATTTTAGTTGATGTTTTGAATTGGACCGACTCACCGGGTTGCCAGGAGAAGGCATCGTATGTTTTGATGGTGATGGCACATAAATCATATGGAGATAGACAGGCCATGATAGAAGCTGGCATTGCATCCGCATTGCTTGAATTAACACTTTTGGGTAGCACATTGGCACAGAAGAGGGCTTCAAGGATTTTGGAATGCCTGAGAGTTGATAAAGGGAAGCAAGTTTCAGGGACTTATGGTGGAAATTTggtagcagcagcagcagtgTCTGCTCCTATTTGCGGgtcttcatcatcaacatctACAAATCCAAATGGTGTTGCAAAGGAGTGtttagaagaggaagaagacaTGATGAGCGAGGAAAAGAAAGCAGTGAAACAATTAGTCCAACAAAGTTTACAGAACAATATGAAGAGAATTGTGAAGAGGGCCAATTTGCCGCAGGATTTTGTCCCATCAGAACATTTCAAGTCCCTCACAACCAGTTCAACTTCCAAGAGCTTACCGTTTTGA